From the genome of Fusarium oxysporum f. sp. lycopersici 4287 chromosome 3, whole genome shotgun sequence, one region includes:
- a CDS encoding hypothetical protein (At least one base has a quality score < 10): protein MDVSCMVRVKAMDRGAVESLRSHQLEASHVSDTTRLLGTGALGTQDKRHEASKVLSWWQRPSVYWLLFPFTVFTLAFGGVIVPKLNLILDIVCKQYLADQKLLNPDNTFKAILLGSENPQCKIPEVQKNAATFMLLMNLITGSPECHRDSKRLHATSKRAASIGYMHACLFTGLAFGPLLSGYFVKWTGSLLSIFYVVLGCHSMFVIIIGFIVPESLSKKKQLLAREKWDKEQELRAQIRRSLLSTIQTVNPFEPLKVLCPTGPGTSPALRRNLVALALNDIIIFGISQAAGAVIILYSEYIYGWGTFESSRFVSVLSLVRVVALMGIFPIINYFGRVRPAARRRRECLMVPAKKHYGADNLDIWVLRAALTSDILGSIGYSLSHSEEVFFLSGMVTAMGGLGSAAIQAIVTKHVPTNRVGQVLGAVGMLLALSRILGPLLFNGIYAATVGTFSQAIFVLLVSMYGISFLASFVIRAHVHWEDEQEETSHLTLDNRHRTPARTRCLLVRTDSVSNRPMIGLSVHNQNQQFRKRSCAIGVIAYPAQ, encoded by the exons ATGGACGTTTCCTGTATGGTACGAGTGAAAGCAATGGACCGTGGCGCAGTGGAAAGCCTAAGGTCTCACCAGCTCGAGGCTTCTCATGTATCAGATACGACTCGGTTGCTCGGCACCGGTGCACTTGGTACACAGGACAAGAGACATGAAGCTTCGAAAGTGTTGAGTTGGTGGCAGAGACCCTCA GTCTACTGGCTCCTCTTTCCTTTCACCGTTTTCACCCTGGCTTTCGGAGGTGTCATTGTGCCTAAATTAAATCT GATCCTCGACATCGTTTGCAAACAATACTTGGCGGATCagaagctcctcaacccGGACAATACCTTCAAGGCTATCCTTCTTGGTAGCGAGAATCCACAATGCAAGATACCCGAGGTCCAGAAGAATGCTGCAACCTTCATGCTGCTCATGAATCTCATCACAGGCTCCCCTGAGTGCCATCGTGACTCCAAA CGATTGCACGCCACCTCAAAACGTGCAGCGTCTATAGGCTACATGCATGCATGTCTGTTCACCGGCCTGGCATTCGGTCCTCTTTTGTCCGGATACTTTGTCAAGTGGACTGGCAGCCTCCTGTCCATCTTCTATGTGGTACTGGGTTGCCACAGTATGTTTGTGATCATAATTGGGTTCATCGTTCCTGAATCTCTgtccaagaagaagcagctgCTTGCTCGGGAGAAGTGGgacaaagaacaagagtTGAGGGCCCAGATCAGGAGGTCTCTGTTATCCACTATCCAGACGGTTAACCCATTCGAGCCTCTCAAGGTCCTCTGCCCCACAGGCCCTGGAACTTCACCTGCCCTCCGCCGAAACCTGGTTGCTCTGGCTCTCAACGATATCATCATTTTTGGAATCTCTCAAGCTGCTGGTGCGGTCATTATTTTGTACAGCGAGTACATATATGGCTGGGGCACCTTTGAGAGCTCTCGATTCGTGTCCGTTTTGTCGCTAGTTCGGGTAGTGGCTCTGATGGGGATCTTCCCAATCATCAACTATTTTGGGCGTGTTCGTCCAGCTGCTCGGAGACGACGAGAGTGTCTCATGGTGCCAGCAAAGAAGCATTATGGAGCAGACAACCTCGACATATGGGTCCTTAGGGCTGCCCTGACGTCAGATATCCTGGGTAGCATTGGATACAGCCTGTCACACTCTGAAGAGGTTTTTTTCCTTAGCGGCATGGTCACAGCAATGGGAGGACTTGGCAGTGCCGCTATCCAAGCTATTGTAACAAAGCACGTTCCCACGAACCGTGTAGGGCAGGTCTTGGGTGCGGTTGGTATGCTGCTTGCCCTTTCTAGGATTCTTGGGCCGCTCTTGTTCAACGGTATCTACGCCGCTACTGTGGGAACGTTTTCACAGGCCATCTTTGTCCTACTGGTAAGCATGTATGGCATCAGCTTCCTGGCGAGTTTTGTAATCCGGGCACACG TTCATTGGGAGGATGAACAGGAGGAGACAAGCCACTTAACCCTGGACAACAGGCATAGAACACCAGCACGAACACGATGCCTATTGGTGAGGACAGACTCCGTGTCCAATAGGCCTATGATAGGACTTTCAGTCCATAATCAAAACCAACAATTCAGGAAACGCTCATGTGCAATTGGCGTGATTGCGTACCCAGCTCAATAA